A region from the Brassica napus cultivar Da-Ae chromosome C8, Da-Ae, whole genome shotgun sequence genome encodes:
- the LOC106365295 gene encoding probable flavin-containing monooxygenase 1, whose translation MASNHNKLTSSRVAIIGAGVSGLSAAKHLAHHNPIVFEASDSVGGVWKSCTYETTKLQSARVDYEFSDFPWPNRDDTTFPSYIEILDYLESYAEHFDLLKFMKFGSKVIEVKYTGEGDALQMVDLGGYGSFLPGKPVWEVAVQNGDARDIQWHAFEFVVVCTGKFGDVPRIPTFPVKKGPEIFKGKVMHSMDYCKLEKEEASHVLRGKKVAVIGFKKSAIDLALESAIANQAEGGQACTMVVRTTHWVFPHYWVWGLPFFLFYSTRASQFLHDRPDQSFLRTLFCFIFSLLRAVVSKFIESYVTWKLPLEKYGLKPDHSFEEDYASCQMAIIPENFFEEADKGMIRFKKTSKWCFYDEGIEFEDGTTLESDVVILATGYDGKKKLKAIVPEPFRTWLEFPCGVMPLYRGTIHPLIPNMGFVGYVQSNSNLHTSELRSMWLSRLVDGKFELPSKEQMLDQFSKEMEVMRRSSRFYKRHCISTFSIQHADDLCNDMGLNP comes from the exons ATGGCTTCTAACCACAATAAGCTTACTTCTTCCAGAGTAGCGATCATCGGTGCTGGTGTCAGCGGTTTATCAGCCGCTAAGCACTTAGCTCATCACAACCCGATCGTTTTCGAAGCCTCGGATTCGGTCGGAGGTGTTTGGAAGAGCTGCACTTACGAGACGACTAAGTTACAATCGGCTCGAGTCGATTACGAGTTTTCTGACTTTCCATGGCCCAATAGAGATGATACAACTTTCCCATCATACATTGAGATATTGGATTACTTGGAATCTTATGCTGAGCATTTTGATCTCCTCAAGTTCATGAAGTTTGGTTCTAAGGTCATCGAAGTTAAGTACACCGGTGAAGGCGACGCTCTACAGATGGTTGACCTCGGTGGTTACGGCAGCTTTTTGCCCGGAAAACCTGTATGGGAAGTTGCTGTTCAGAACGGAGATGCTAGAGATATTCag TGGCATGCATTTGAATTCGTGGTGGTGTGCACCGGAAAATTCGGCGACGTACCAAGAATACCAACGTTTCCGGTAAAGAAAGGGCCTGAGATATTCAAAGGGAAAGTGATGCACTCAATGGATTACTGCAAGttagagaaagaagaagctTCTCATGTCCTCCGTGGCAAGAAAGTTGCGGTCATTGGCTTCAAGAAATCCGCTATTGATTTGGCTTTAGAGTCTGCTATAGCCAATCAag CAGAAGGAGGACAAGCATGCACAATGGTGGTGAGAACAACACACTGGGTGTTCCCGCATTATTGGGTGTGGGGGCTGCCATTTTTCTTGTTCTACTCTACCAGAGCTTCTCAATTCCTTCATGATAGGCCTGACCAAAGCTTCCTAAGAACTCTCTTTTGCTTCATATTCTCTCTTCTG CGTGCCGTGGTTTCTAAATTCATCGAATCATATGTTACGTGGAAGCTTCCTCTAGAGAAATATGGTCTTAAACCGGACCATTCTTTTGAAGAAGACTATGCTTCTTGTCAAATGGCGATCATACCGGAGAATTTCTTCGAGGAAGCGGATAAGGGTATGATTCGGTTTAAGAAAACATCAAAATGGTGCTTTTATGATGAAGGGATTGAGTTTGAGGATGGGACTACGCTAGAATCTGATGTTGTGATACTCGCAACTGGTTATGATGGCAAGAAGAAGCTCAAGGCCATTGTTCCTGAACCCTTTCGAACTTGGCTTGAGTTTCCATGCGGTGTTATGCCTCTATACAG GGGAACAATCCATCCATTGATACCAAACATGGGCTTTGTGGGATACGTTCAAAGCAACTCAAACCTACACACATCAGAGCTACGTTCCATGTGGTTAAGCCGGCTTGTTGATGGGAAATTCGAATTACCGAGCAAAGAGCAAATGTTGGATCAATTCTCTAAGGAAATGGAAGTGATGAGAAGATCGAGCAGATTCTATAAACGTCATTGCATTTCAACTTTCAGCATCCAACATGCTGATGATCTGTGTAATGACATGGGACTCAATCCTTGA